In Hymenobacter sublimis, a single genomic region encodes these proteins:
- a CDS encoding UbiA family prenyltransferase: MNQTSIHLDMQNPEEPLVLLPAKLKDYVAIARPDNWVKNVFMVPGMLFAIIVYNRTNIDVPLVLNMLLGIVSTCLVASANYVINEYLDAEFDKFHPLKKKRTSVVRVVNPVLVYSEWFGLAAVGLTIAYTISVQFLCVSAFLLFMGVMYNVRPFRTKERPYIDVLSESVNNPIRFALGWFTVAPALGFANLDAVQLFNSFPPTSIIIAYWMGGAFLMATKRFAEYRLIGDPALAGLYRRSFKFYTEHSLLISMFFYALTSAFFLGIFLIKNRVELLISFPFFALLFSWYLRIGLLKDSPVQGSEKLYTRKWFMLYVVLFCLLLTGLMFVDVPGLHGLLEDHFKLNG, from the coding sequence ATGAATCAGACGTCCATTCATCTTGATATGCAGAATCCGGAGGAGCCGCTGGTGCTGCTCCCAGCCAAGCTCAAGGACTACGTAGCCATTGCGCGCCCCGATAACTGGGTCAAGAATGTGTTTATGGTGCCCGGAATGCTGTTCGCCATCATCGTGTATAACCGCACGAACATTGACGTGCCCCTGGTACTCAACATGTTGCTGGGGATTGTGAGCACCTGCCTGGTGGCCTCGGCCAACTACGTCATCAACGAATACCTGGACGCCGAATTCGACAAGTTTCATCCCCTGAAAAAGAAACGCACTTCCGTGGTGCGGGTCGTGAATCCGGTGCTGGTGTACTCCGAGTGGTTTGGCTTGGCGGCCGTGGGCCTGACCATTGCCTACACCATTAGCGTGCAGTTTTTGTGCGTATCGGCTTTTCTGCTGTTTATGGGCGTGATGTACAATGTACGGCCCTTCCGCACCAAGGAGCGCCCTTACATTGACGTGCTGTCGGAATCCGTGAACAACCCCATTCGGTTTGCCCTGGGCTGGTTTACGGTAGCGCCCGCCCTGGGCTTTGCCAATCTGGATGCCGTGCAGCTGTTCAACAGCTTCCCGCCCACCAGCATCATCATTGCTTACTGGATGGGCGGCGCTTTCCTGATGGCAACCAAGCGCTTCGCCGAATACCGCCTCATCGGCGACCCGGCGCTGGCCGGCCTGTACCGCCGCTCGTTTAAGTTCTATACCGAGCACAGCCTGCTGATTTCCATGTTCTTCTACGCCCTGACCTCGGCGTTTTTCCTGGGCATTTTCCTGATCAAGAACCGGGTAGAGCTGCTCATCAGCTTTCCGTTTTTCGCGCTGCTGTTCTCCTGGTACCTGCGCATTGGCTTGCTGAAAGACTCGCCGGTGCAGGGCTCCGAAAAGCTCTACACCCGCAAGTGGTTTATGCTCTACGTGGTGCTGTTCTGCCTGCTGCTCACGGGCCTCATGTTTGTGGATGTGCCCGGCTTGCACGGCCTGCTCGAAGACCACTTTAAGCTGAACGGCTAA
- a CDS encoding HD domain-containing protein — protein MNKKKIFNDPVYGFVTIPTELLFDLIEHTYFQRLRRIQQLGLTSFVYPGALHTRFHHALGAMHLMTLALRTLKDKGVQISAKEGEAAMAAILLHDVGHGPLSHALERSIFHDVHHEELSLHLMRKLNTQFHGALDLAIQIFEGTYSRPFFHQLVSSQLDMDRLDYLNRDSFYTGVQEGRPGADRLIKMLTVVDERLVLEEKAVYSIENFLVSRRLMYWQVYLHKTVTSAEQMVIRIMQRARDLVQAGVEVPASPNLHFFLSRSVTQREFEQDDEILRRFTRLDDTDVWGAVKLWADHPDKVLNYLAQSLLDRHLFKITLQTEAFDEDFQLGIVDLIAEHFQLSAQDATQLMIAGRISNNAYDADGQDPIDVLTKRGRVVNVAEASDLPNIRAISQRVEKHYICYPKEIL, from the coding sequence ATGAACAAAAAGAAAATCTTCAACGACCCGGTGTATGGCTTTGTCACCATCCCCACGGAGTTGCTGTTTGACCTAATTGAGCACACCTACTTTCAGCGCCTGCGCCGGATTCAGCAGCTGGGCCTCACCAGCTTTGTGTACCCGGGGGCTTTGCACACGCGCTTTCACCACGCCCTGGGTGCCATGCACCTGATGACCCTGGCCCTGCGCACGCTCAAGGACAAAGGCGTGCAGATTTCGGCCAAGGAAGGCGAGGCCGCCATGGCCGCTATTCTGCTGCACGACGTGGGCCACGGCCCCCTCTCCCACGCCTTGGAGCGCAGCATCTTCCACGACGTGCACCACGAGGAACTGAGCCTACACCTGATGCGCAAGCTCAACACCCAGTTCCACGGGGCTTTGGACCTGGCCATTCAGATTTTCGAAGGCACCTACTCGCGGCCATTCTTCCACCAACTGGTGAGCAGCCAGCTGGATATGGACCGCCTGGACTACCTCAACCGCGACTCCTTTTACACCGGCGTGCAGGAAGGCCGCCCCGGCGCCGACCGTCTCATCAAGATGCTGACCGTGGTAGACGAGCGGCTGGTGCTGGAGGAAAAAGCGGTGTACAGCATCGAGAACTTTCTGGTGAGCCGGCGGCTGATGTACTGGCAAGTGTACCTGCACAAAACGGTAACGTCTGCCGAGCAGATGGTTATCCGTATTATGCAGCGGGCCCGCGACCTGGTGCAAGCCGGCGTAGAGGTGCCCGCCTCGCCCAACCTGCATTTCTTTCTCTCACGCAGCGTCACGCAGCGGGAGTTTGAGCAGGACGATGAGATTCTGCGCCGCTTCACCCGCCTCGACGATACCGACGTGTGGGGCGCCGTGAAGCTCTGGGCCGACCACCCTGACAAAGTACTGAACTACCTGGCCCAAAGCCTGCTCGACCGGCACCTGTTTAAAATCACGCTCCAGACGGAGGCTTTCGACGAGGACTTCCAGTTGGGCATCGTGGACCTGATTGCCGAGCACTTCCAGCTCTCGGCCCAGGATGCAACCCAGCTGATGATTGCCGGCCGCATCAGCAACAACGCCTACGACGCCGACGGCCAGGACCCCATTGATGTGCTGACCAAGCGCGGCCGGGTTGTGAACGTGGCGGAGGCTTCGGATTTGCCTAATATTCGCGCCATCAGTCAGCGGGTAGAGAAACACTACATCTGCTACCCCAAGGAAATTCTGTAG
- a CDS encoding HAD family hydrolase, with protein MINTVPINWANLNCVIFDVDGTLYTQGKLRKRMLKSLLQYYGVRPWKLPELLMLRRFRAEREKQTAYAGPDLEADQYAWAARAGGYPVQQVRAVVERWMFQYPNQFLLPCRYPGVAGFFAALRARGISIGVYSDYPAQAKLAALELEADIVISSTDPAINRLKPHPQGLLHICQQLGLPPEQCLFIGDRPELDGACAEAAGMPYLIVEKQPFPTFTFYETLTNQLSTTSQPTPYESDVHSS; from the coding sequence ATGATTAATACTGTGCCAATTAACTGGGCGAACCTCAACTGCGTGATTTTTGATGTCGATGGCACGCTCTATACGCAGGGCAAGCTGCGCAAGCGCATGTTGAAGTCTTTGCTGCAATACTATGGCGTCCGGCCCTGGAAGCTGCCGGAGCTGCTAATGCTGCGCCGGTTTCGGGCCGAGCGGGAAAAGCAAACAGCCTACGCCGGCCCCGATCTAGAGGCCGATCAGTACGCCTGGGCGGCACGGGCCGGGGGCTACCCAGTCCAGCAGGTGCGGGCCGTGGTGGAGCGGTGGATGTTTCAGTACCCCAACCAATTTCTGCTGCCCTGCCGCTACCCCGGCGTGGCCGGTTTTTTTGCCGCGCTCCGGGCCCGTGGCATTAGCATCGGCGTCTACTCCGATTATCCGGCCCAGGCGAAGCTGGCGGCCCTGGAGCTGGAGGCCGACATCGTTATCAGCTCTACTGACCCGGCCATCAACCGCCTCAAGCCCCACCCCCAAGGGCTGCTCCACATCTGCCAGCAGCTAGGCCTACCCCCGGAGCAGTGCCTGTTCATTGGTGACCGGCCCGAACTGGACGGCGCCTGTGCCGAAGCGGCCGGCATGCCTTACCTCATAGTCGAGAAACAGCCTTTCCCAACCTTCACTTTTTACGAAACTCTAACGAATCAGCTTTCTACTACCTCACAGCCAACTCCCTATGAATCAGACGTCCATTCATCTTGA
- a CDS encoding TonB-dependent receptor domain-containing protein, with protein MKTMHPGQPRGSALLFLLSALPLTRAVGQGVSGQVRTGAGGAVEYATVVLHRAADSAVVKTEFSDEKGAFRFELTAAGRYLVSASQVGFGRAWAGPLEVTAGSPPSSLTLTLQPNKATALKEVTITGQRPTFEREADRTIVNVEGSTLAAGNTSLDVLRRSPGVTVDGNDNLALRGKQGLLVLIDGKRQPMTGTELADYLRALPAEQLKSIELITNPPAKYDAQGGAGVIAINLKKDQRLGTNGTVNLSYGRSQYNKYVSGLSVNHRRQHLNLFGSYNYSDRAGIGKLSIHRDFYRVDTTGRLPRQLIQTTDQENRAPNQSRSHTWKAGLDYTLSKRTTLGGVVSGLQNRNEQNGRNHTAVNNLERTLQQQYASTNDRQGRYANVAGNLNFRHTFPDSLGTHELTADADFARYRTTRDQRLETRFNGAEQVGETIIGDQQGLLTIQSAKVDYVQPLSKQLRLEAGAKASLVSADNDVQFFTNGELDRNRSNRFRYDENINAGYFNLNYSLPKLSLQGGLRAEQTNAVGKQDVVQVGRTPNFDRHYFQLFPSAALKRTFSDKHETSLSLSRRIDRPSYNQLNPFRIIIDKTTSGAGNPDLRPQTSYNFELNHTYRQKYSLGLSYSLTSNPLIGVVQPESDSTVVSTTQNLTRQHYYALTFTAPVEVAKWWNMYNNAVLYYSRFEGNLAGTNLNRGRSSFTLSSNHTFPFGKGWSAELNGSYQSREVYGFILARPNGEVAAGIQKSLWNRKGNLKLSVADIFFTQPQRAVSSYDNYVERFYQRQDSRLATLAFTYRFGNDKLAPTKRRGGGAEDEKRRAGGQ; from the coding sequence ATGAAGACTATGCATCCCGGGCAGCCGCGCGGATCCGCCTTGCTGTTCCTTTTATCAGCGCTACCCCTCACGCGGGCAGTAGGTCAGGGCGTCAGTGGGCAAGTCCGGACTGGTGCCGGGGGGGCCGTGGAATATGCTACCGTGGTGCTGCACCGGGCCGCCGATTCGGCGGTGGTAAAAACCGAGTTTAGCGACGAAAAGGGCGCTTTTCGCTTTGAGTTGACCGCCGCGGGGCGCTACCTAGTGTCGGCTTCGCAGGTAGGGTTTGGGCGAGCTTGGGCCGGGCCGCTGGAAGTTACCGCCGGCTCGCCACCATCTTCTCTGACGCTAACGCTACAACCCAACAAGGCAACGGCTCTCAAGGAAGTAACCATCACGGGGCAACGCCCAACCTTTGAGCGGGAAGCCGACCGCACCATTGTAAATGTGGAGGGCAGTACACTGGCGGCCGGCAATACCTCCCTGGATGTGCTGCGCCGCTCCCCAGGCGTGACGGTGGACGGCAACGATAACCTCGCACTCCGGGGCAAACAAGGCTTGCTGGTGCTCATTGATGGCAAGCGCCAACCCATGACGGGCACAGAGTTGGCCGACTACCTGCGGGCCCTACCCGCCGAGCAGCTGAAAAGCATCGAGCTGATTACCAACCCACCGGCCAAGTACGATGCCCAGGGCGGGGCGGGCGTTATTGCTATCAACCTGAAGAAAGACCAGCGCCTGGGTACCAACGGCACCGTAAACCTGAGCTACGGCCGCAGCCAGTACAATAAATACGTGTCGGGGCTGAGCGTAAACCACCGCCGCCAGCACCTGAACCTGTTTGGCTCCTATAACTACTCCGACCGCGCCGGCATTGGCAAGCTGAGCATACACCGCGACTTTTACCGGGTTGACACCACCGGCCGGCTGCCGCGCCAGCTCATTCAAACCACCGACCAGGAAAATCGGGCGCCCAACCAGTCCCGCTCCCACACCTGGAAGGCCGGGCTCGACTACACCCTCTCGAAGCGCACGACGCTGGGCGGGGTAGTTAGTGGCCTGCAAAACCGCAACGAGCAAAACGGTCGCAACCACACGGCCGTCAACAACTTGGAGCGGACTCTGCAGCAGCAATACGCTTCTACCAATGACCGTCAGGGCCGCTACGCCAACGTGGCCGGCAACCTGAACTTCCGCCACACCTTCCCTGATTCCCTGGGCACCCACGAGCTAACTGCCGACGCCGATTTTGCCCGTTACCGCACTACCCGCGACCAGCGGCTAGAAACGCGCTTCAACGGCGCCGAGCAAGTGGGCGAAACCATCATCGGCGACCAGCAGGGCTTACTCACGATTCAGTCGGCGAAGGTGGACTACGTGCAGCCCCTGAGCAAGCAGCTGCGGTTAGAAGCTGGGGCCAAGGCCAGCCTGGTTTCCGCCGATAACGACGTGCAGTTCTTTACCAACGGGGAGCTGGACCGAAACCGCTCCAACCGCTTCCGCTACGATGAGAACATCAATGCGGGCTATTTTAACCTGAACTACAGCCTGCCCAAGCTGAGCTTGCAGGGCGGCCTGCGCGCCGAGCAAACCAACGCCGTGGGCAAGCAGGACGTCGTGCAGGTGGGCCGCACGCCCAACTTCGACCGTCACTACTTCCAGTTGTTCCCAAGCGCAGCCCTGAAGCGGACTTTCTCCGACAAGCACGAAACCAGCCTCTCCCTGAGCCGGCGCATCGACAGGCCGTCGTATAACCAGCTGAACCCCTTCCGCATCATCATCGACAAGACCACCTCCGGGGCCGGCAACCCCGACCTGCGCCCCCAGACCAGCTACAATTTTGAGCTGAACCATACCTACCGCCAGAAGTACAGCCTGGGGCTGAGCTACAGCCTAACCAGCAACCCGCTGATTGGGGTAGTACAGCCGGAATCGGATAGCACGGTAGTGTCGACTACCCAGAACCTAACGCGCCAGCACTACTACGCCCTCACTTTCACGGCCCCGGTGGAGGTAGCCAAGTGGTGGAATATGTATAACAACGCCGTGCTCTATTATAGCCGCTTCGAGGGCAACTTGGCCGGCACGAACCTCAACCGGGGCCGCAGTTCATTCACCCTTAGCTCCAACCACACGTTCCCCTTTGGGAAGGGCTGGAGCGCCGAGCTGAACGGCTCCTACCAGTCACGGGAGGTGTACGGCTTCATCCTGGCCCGGCCCAACGGGGAAGTGGCCGCGGGCATCCAGAAAAGCCTCTGGAACCGCAAGGGCAACCTCAAACTCAGCGTGGCCGACATCTTCTTTACCCAGCCGCAGCGGGCCGTTTCCTCCTACGACAACTACGTGGAGCGCTTTTACCAGCGCCAGGATTCGCGACTAGCTACACTGGCTTTCACCTACCGTTTCGGCAACGATAAGCTGGCGCCCACCAAGCGCCGGGGCGGCGGAGCCGAAGACGAGAAGCGGCGGGCCGGAGGGCAGTAG
- a CDS encoding four helix bundle protein, whose protein sequence is MFDFRKLRIWQEGQDLTLRIYQLTRSFPKEELFGLTSQLRRSSASVPHNIAEGCGRQSAPDLLRFLTIAMGSASELESQLLLAQGLEYISTETASQILPDVERLRRMLTAYYQKIKANLPDKHD, encoded by the coding sequence ATGTTCGATTTTCGCAAACTGCGGATTTGGCAGGAAGGTCAAGATCTAACCTTGCGTATTTATCAACTGACCCGCAGTTTTCCGAAAGAAGAACTTTTCGGTCTTACCAGCCAGTTGCGCCGATCGTCTGCGTCAGTTCCCCATAATATTGCAGAAGGCTGCGGTAGGCAGTCAGCACCAGATTTACTGCGTTTCCTAACCATTGCTATGGGCTCGGCCAGCGAGTTGGAGTCTCAGCTTCTGCTAGCGCAGGGCCTTGAATATATCTCAACGGAAACCGCTAGCCAGATATTGCCCGACGTAGAAAGGCTGCGTCGCATGCTTACAGCGTATTACCAAAAAATAAAAGCTAACCTACCGGATAAGCATGACTGA
- a CDS encoding MarR family winged helix-turn-helix transcriptional regulator: MLSSVIFYSLDKAIRQYRRMAQANIDRAGVSISIDQWLVLRVIQETDDLTQTDIAERVFKDQASVARMIRLLLERGLLLAEPLPHDGRRTQLRVSVEGLRTLDAVEPVVLSNRAIALEGLSENDLNTLRYLLERIATNCGALPPAT, translated from the coding sequence ATGCTTTCCAGCGTTATCTTTTACTCCCTGGACAAAGCCATTCGGCAGTACCGCCGCATGGCCCAGGCCAACATCGACCGGGCCGGCGTTAGTATTAGCATCGACCAGTGGCTGGTGCTGCGAGTGATTCAGGAAACCGATGACCTAACCCAAACCGACATTGCCGAACGGGTTTTTAAAGATCAGGCCTCCGTGGCCCGCATGATTCGGCTGCTGCTGGAGCGGGGTCTGCTGCTGGCCGAACCCCTACCCCACGACGGCCGCCGTACCCAGCTGCGGGTGTCGGTGGAGGGACTCCGCACCTTGGACGCGGTGGAGCCCGTGGTGCTCAGCAACCGCGCAATAGCCCTGGAAGGGCTCAGCGAAAATGACCTGAACACCCTGCGCTACTTACTAGAGCGCATTGCCACAAACTGTGGTGCCCTGCCCCCCGCTACCTAG
- a CDS encoding glycosyltransferase family 39 protein: protein MLAPFKSTTAALPAWRAEPAATLRPRAGTRPDVTWLLYGLLLLGVGIRLFHFLNNRSFFIDELYLNVNTINMGFWELATQPFQYEQKAPIGYLWVSRLSVLLFGKREMALRLFPLLCGVGTLGVFTLIARHYLKTWGAVVAVGILALSPACIYHSVEAKQYSTELFMATLCLWLYIRFHKSASLPALLTWGVLGAIILWFSFSAIFVLASIAIAVSGRWVLTTRWRQFALYLIPFSLWLVSFGVQYVLIISKYPQSSWLIDFFAKVYDGFMPLPPTSVKDVVWYAQRPYNLLVHPLGVLLTLDGDLAPWQESKWRYLFKMGWLPAGLLLSGMVVLFKRNRTLFFCLFLPLVFAMLASGVKMYPFYARFVLFLAPALVLFIGLGVDGLQELLARRRALFYTVVALLFLPLCINTGRQLANPDMFMNYEDNRGPLLYINAHYQPGDVVYVFWNMTHAYQYYKEAYQLPFTAVQGHNLKNDVRSSAEFMQKMRADIPDLKGKKRLWFVFDYLNRNAIGEYVGQPAWYHTQYFYATTEMQNLFNQFGRKVDELHSKPYNKYPHTVVLYELNQQQ, encoded by the coding sequence ATGCTGGCCCCCTTTAAGTCGACTACCGCCGCGCTGCCCGCGTGGCGCGCCGAGCCGGCCGCTACGCTGCGTCCGCGCGCTGGCACCCGGCCTGATGTTACCTGGTTGCTCTACGGCCTGCTACTGTTGGGGGTAGGCATCCGCCTGTTTCACTTCCTGAACAACCGCTCCTTCTTCATCGACGAGCTGTACCTGAACGTGAACACCATTAATATGGGGTTCTGGGAACTGGCCACCCAGCCGTTTCAGTATGAGCAGAAGGCTCCCATTGGCTACCTCTGGGTTAGCCGGCTGAGCGTGCTGCTGTTTGGCAAGCGGGAAATGGCCCTGCGCCTGTTTCCGTTGCTCTGCGGGGTGGGCACGCTCGGGGTGTTTACGCTTATCGCGCGGCACTACCTCAAAACCTGGGGAGCAGTAGTAGCCGTGGGCATTCTGGCCCTGTCGCCGGCCTGCATTTACCACTCCGTGGAGGCCAAGCAGTACAGCACGGAGCTGTTCATGGCCACGTTGTGCCTCTGGCTTTACATCCGGTTTCACAAAAGCGCTTCCTTGCCTGCCCTGCTGACCTGGGGGGTATTGGGGGCCATCATCCTGTGGTTTTCGTTTTCGGCCATTTTTGTGCTGGCTAGCATTGCCATTGCCGTCAGTGGGCGCTGGGTGCTGACTACCCGCTGGCGCCAGTTTGCCCTCTACCTGATACCATTCTCGCTCTGGCTGGTGAGCTTTGGGGTGCAGTACGTGCTCATTATCAGCAAATATCCGCAGTCGAGCTGGCTGATTGATTTCTTTGCCAAGGTCTACGACGGATTCATGCCCCTGCCTCCTACCTCCGTTAAGGATGTGGTATGGTACGCCCAACGTCCCTACAACTTGCTGGTGCATCCGCTGGGCGTGCTCCTGACCCTGGATGGCGACTTGGCACCCTGGCAGGAAAGCAAATGGCGCTACTTGTTTAAAATGGGCTGGCTGCCGGCGGGCTTGCTGCTGAGCGGCATGGTGGTGCTGTTCAAGCGCAACCGCACCTTGTTTTTCTGCTTGTTCCTACCCCTGGTATTTGCCATGCTGGCTTCCGGGGTAAAGATGTATCCCTTCTACGCCCGGTTCGTGCTGTTTCTGGCCCCGGCCTTGGTGCTTTTCATTGGGCTTGGAGTAGATGGCTTGCAGGAGCTGCTGGCCCGGCGCCGAGCCCTGTTTTATACGGTGGTGGCCCTGCTGTTTCTGCCGCTCTGCATCAACACGGGCCGGCAGCTGGCCAACCCCGATATGTTCATGAACTACGAGGACAACCGCGGCCCCCTGCTCTACATCAATGCCCACTACCAGCCCGGCGACGTGGTGTACGTATTCTGGAACATGACCCACGCCTACCAGTACTACAAGGAGGCCTATCAACTCCCCTTTACTGCCGTGCAGGGCCATAATCTGAAAAATGACGTTCGGAGCTCGGCTGAATTCATGCAGAAAATGCGGGCTGATATTCCAGACCTCAAGGGCAAAAAGCGCCTCTGGTTTGTGTTCGATTACCTGAACCGCAACGCCATTGGCGAGTACGTGGGCCAGCCTGCCTGGTACCACACCCAGTATTTCTATGCTACCACCGAAATGCAGAACCTGTTCAACCAGTTCGGCCGCAAAGTGGATGAGCTGCACAGCAAACCCTATAACAAGTACCCGCATACCGTAGTACTCTACGAGCTGAACCAACAGCAGTAA
- the porX gene encoding T9SS response regulator signal transducer PorX, whose amino-acid sequence MQQYSILWADDEIDLLKPHILFLKEKGYDVTGVNSGADALEEIQEKTYDIVFLDENMPGLTGLETLTEIKAVRPTVPVVMITKSEEEHIMESAIGAKIADYLIKPVNPNQILLSVKKVLDNKRLISEATNSGYQRDFRQLGMQLSDRLSPSEWAEVYKKLVYWELEINETEGKSMADVFNMQKDEANTYFGRFITENYEDWVNGDDKDAPLMSHQLFKERVFPMLKDTGDTPVYFVLIDNLRYDQWKVLEPIIADLFTVDSEETYYSILPTTTAYARNAIFSGMMPGDIQKKYPNLWVWDDDDEGKNMHEAEFMEIMFQKAGQKAKYSYNKVTNLQAGKDLLGKMANLHNNYKLNVIVYNFVDMLSHARTDMAMIRELAADESAYRSITRSWFLHSPLYEMLQQISERKGKLIITTDHGTIRVKRPYKIVGDRNTNTNLRYKHGKNLGFDDSRDVYTVRKPEHIFLPRENVSTAYVFTVGDYFFAYPNNYNYYVNYYKDTFQHGGISLEECIIPYVVLSPKG is encoded by the coding sequence ATGCAACAATACAGCATCCTCTGGGCCGATGACGAAATCGACCTCCTGAAACCTCACATTCTCTTTCTTAAGGAGAAAGGCTACGACGTAACCGGCGTGAACTCCGGGGCCGACGCCCTCGAGGAAATTCAGGAGAAGACCTACGACATCGTGTTCCTGGATGAAAACATGCCCGGCCTGACGGGCCTGGAAACCCTCACCGAAATCAAAGCCGTGCGCCCTACCGTGCCCGTGGTCATGATTACCAAGAGCGAGGAAGAGCACATTATGGAGTCGGCCATCGGGGCTAAAATTGCCGACTACCTCATTAAGCCCGTCAACCCCAACCAGATTCTGCTGTCGGTGAAAAAGGTGCTTGACAACAAGCGCCTTATCAGTGAAGCCACTAACTCTGGTTACCAGCGCGACTTCCGCCAGTTGGGCATGCAGCTCTCCGACCGGCTCAGCCCCTCGGAGTGGGCTGAGGTGTACAAGAAGCTGGTGTACTGGGAGTTGGAAATCAACGAGACGGAGGGTAAGAGCATGGCCGACGTCTTTAACATGCAGAAGGACGAAGCCAACACCTACTTCGGCCGCTTTATCACGGAGAACTACGAGGACTGGGTGAACGGCGACGACAAGGACGCCCCGCTCATGTCGCACCAGTTGTTCAAGGAGCGGGTGTTTCCGATGCTCAAGGATACCGGCGACACGCCCGTGTATTTCGTGCTCATCGACAACCTGCGCTACGACCAGTGGAAAGTACTCGAGCCCATCATTGCTGACCTGTTCACGGTGGACTCCGAGGAAACCTACTATAGCATTCTGCCCACTACTACGGCCTACGCCCGCAACGCCATTTTCTCGGGCATGATGCCCGGCGACATCCAGAAGAAATACCCCAACCTGTGGGTGTGGGACGACGACGACGAGGGTAAAAACATGCACGAGGCCGAGTTCATGGAAATCATGTTCCAGAAGGCCGGGCAGAAAGCCAAGTACAGTTATAACAAGGTGACCAACCTGCAGGCTGGCAAAGACTTGCTGGGCAAAATGGCCAACCTGCACAACAACTACAAGCTCAACGTCATCGTCTACAACTTCGTGGACATGCTCAGCCACGCCCGCACCGACATGGCCATGATCCGGGAGCTGGCCGCCGACGAATCGGCCTACCGGAGTATTACCCGCTCGTGGTTCCTGCACTCCCCGCTCTACGAAATGCTCCAGCAGATTTCCGAGCGCAAGGGCAAGCTCATCATCACCACTGACCACGGTACCATCCGGGTGAAGCGACCCTACAAAATTGTGGGCGACCGGAACACGAACACCAACCTGCGCTACAAGCACGGCAAAAACCTGGGCTTCGATGACTCCCGCGACGTGTACACGGTGCGCAAGCCGGAGCACATCTTCCTGCCCCGCGAAAACGTGAGCACCGCCTATGTCTTCACCGTCGGCGACTACTTCTTCGCCTACCCCAACAACTACAATTACTACGTGAACTACTACAAGGACACGTTCCAGCACGGCGGCATCTCGCTAGAGGAATGCATCATTCCGTACGTAGTGCTCAGCCCGAAGGGGTAG